Below is a genomic region from Pseudochaenichthys georgianus chromosome 13, fPseGeo1.2, whole genome shotgun sequence.
TTGTGCAGTGCTTTGATTACCTTCAACACAATTATTTAATCTATTTGTCTCTATATTCATTTGAAAGGGATTCATATTGCCAGCAATGTTTGTTTTCCTGGATCATGCTAGAATCACCCACCTACCGATATTATACTTTATGAGAGCTATGCATTCACATTTGTGCTGTCCAGTTTTGTGTTTCTTTTTCCTCCAGAGGTTGGTTGCTGCACGGTAGCATTTGAAACATCCTTCTCCGTGAATTAATTTGCAATTTGAATTGTGGCCTTAACAAAGGACACTGAGAACATTGGGATTACCCCATACAATGTCCCTCCTCTGCAGTCTCTCTGTCTGCATAATTAATTTGACATGAAAGTGTACTACTCCTTATTATTCTGGGATGCTCAACTCAACTGCATGCCTTGTCAAAGTCtaacttttaaactgtatttgctGAAACTTGTATGTGTGGTTATTCTCCAGTGGGCCATGCTGTGCTGTCCATCAACGGCGCTGATGTGCTCGGCAAAAACACGGCAGAGGGAAAGGACATCCTTGAATATTTGAAGGATTCCTCAAATTATCCCGTGTCTATTCGCTTTGGACGGGCGCGCCTGAGCTCCAACGAGAAGCTGATGCTGGCCTCCATGTTCCACTCGTAAGTTACATTAATGTTTCATAAAACAGCTCTGAGTCTGTGTTTCTAACCTTTACATTCTTCACTGATTCCCAAAGTCCGTTATAGTACAGGTAAGGAGAGGCTGTTCACATCTATTTGTAACTGAGTCACAGACGTGGAAGACTATTTGCTTAAGTACAAATATTCAGTTATCCTTTTTTTTATCCATTTGTACCTGATCCTCATGTGGATCAGTTGTATTGCATACTAAAgtattttgttgtgtgtgtaGATCACCATGTAAAGCATTGTATTTCTCCTGTGTGCTTTCACAGGTTGTTTGCTATTGGTTCACAGCTGTCCCCAGAGGTTGGCAGTTCAGGGATTGAGATGCTGGAAACCGACGTGTTCAAACTCCACTGCTACCAGACTCTCACCGGTCAGTAGATAAACAAGCTTCATCAGCCATTATTTTTAAAGATAAGTGTGATTTTTAGTCCAAGTGAAGAGGCCAGAGGGACTTTCAAAGTAACTCAGTATCTTCTTTGTAATACTTCCCCTTTAACCCAACATAATTACTTGTTTTTGAGTTTTTTAAACTGATGTCTTTCTCATTGGGATAGGCCTATCAGAGTGTACACTGACTTCCATTCTGTATATTTATAATTGTATACACGATACTttatagaaatatatatatttcactgtcagtatgtatatttatttgttaccATCTCTTTTCATTTTGAAGTGCATTGCCTTGTTTACAATCCCAATTTCCCCCAAATTGGGTTCAATAAGGAGTATCCAATCTAATATAAATCCTATCGGTCCTTCAGGGATAAAGTTTATCGTGCTGGCGGACCCCCGACAATCTGGAATAGATGCTCTGTTGAGGAAGATCTATGAGATATATTCAGATTTCGCCCTCAAGAACCCGTTTTATTCACTGGAAATGCCAATCAGGTGAGAGAGCCTTCCAATCTGTTGTCCTAAAATTAGAATCTGGTACTTTCAGATTCCATATCAGATTTCTAACACTCATATTTCCAACAGGTGTGAACTCTTCGACCAGAATCTGAAGGGTTCGCTGGAGATCGCAGAGAAAGCTGGCAACTTTGGAGCGGGATCTTAAAACCAATCCAGACTTAGTTAGTTTTCCAACAACAGATTTACAGACTTCAAATGAAAGTGGattttctttgtttctttttccaaGTTGATATCGGACCGGAAATAGAGCGGTGCAGTGATGATGTGTTTTTGTTGTCGGCTCTGAAGGACAGCGTTTTTAAATTCACCTGTGTGGTATTTACGGACACAACATgttaaaatctcttcagcttgtgttaaccacagacgtTATTTCAGGATAACacat
It encodes:
- the trappc4 gene encoding trafficking protein particle complex subunit 4, producing MVIFSVYVVNKAGGLIYQYDNYVPRAEAEKTFSYPLDLVLKHHDEKVVVSYGQRDGIKVGHAVLSINGADVLGKNTAEGKDILEYLKDSSNYPVSIRFGRARLSSNEKLMLASMFHSLFAIGSQLSPEVGSSGIEMLETDVFKLHCYQTLTGIKFIVLADPRQSGIDALLRKIYEIYSDFALKNPFYSLEMPIRCELFDQNLKGSLEIAEKAGNFGAGS